In Halosegnis marinus, one genomic interval encodes:
- a CDS encoding GNAT family N-acetyltransferase produces MSGAVFLAGERVELRTVERDDVPFLHRWNNDPGMRRATGGQSVPFTLAEEYESYEAALADGDSVTLLTWWRGEPVGGVELDVTGPEADAVEIAYWLVPEVRGEGLARDAVATLLDYAFDEFGAHRVHAEAFAFNEASARLLGALGFTNEGRLRENHFADGRYYDTLVFGLLADER; encoded by the coding sequence ATGAGCGGAGCCGTCTTCCTCGCCGGCGAGCGCGTCGAGCTACGGACCGTGGAGCGCGACGACGTCCCCTTCCTCCACCGGTGGAACAACGACCCGGGCATGCGGCGCGCGACGGGGGGCCAGTCCGTCCCGTTCACGCTCGCCGAGGAGTACGAGAGCTACGAGGCCGCCCTCGCCGACGGCGACAGCGTGACCCTGCTGACGTGGTGGCGGGGCGAGCCGGTCGGCGGCGTGGAGCTCGACGTGACGGGCCCCGAGGCCGACGCCGTCGAGATCGCCTACTGGCTCGTGCCCGAGGTGCGGGGCGAGGGACTCGCCCGCGACGCGGTCGCGACGCTGCTCGACTACGCCTTCGACGAGTTCGGCGCCCACCGGGTCCACGCGGAGGCGTTCGCGTTCAACGAAGCGTCGGCACGACTGCTCGGGGCGCTCGGCTTCACGAACGAGGGTCGCCTGCGCGAGAACCACTTCGCCGACGGGCGCTACTACGACACGCTCGTGTTCGGACTGCTCGCGGACGAGCGCTAA
- a CDS encoding tyrosine-type recombinase/integrase, which yields MASEATGGASPEDPVGYFLQDLTYHGKTERTRESYERVLRAFESFVREERGTTLDTATQRECMAWVHTLRADRAPSTVASYASYLHRFYAYMTQVGVFDRNPMTLVLEEMDESIDTDPARREVMLPEMRSFVGGIAHPLDRALVVTLLKTGMRVGELCNLDLRDLFLEDSEVADAYETAHRGALDGRPDSIYVDSAPTRGVETNGEERTESNKRKRATVVPVDSELKRVLKRWLAVRPDARSPAEPLFCSTSEWGRRLTIGMVGQTVTGHAEANGWYRAGGGAEENVTPHYFRHFFTTHLRDRTGDRGVVKYLRGDVASDIIDTYTHNWGGKVRETYEENIYSLL from the coding sequence ATGGCGAGTGAGGCCACGGGGGGCGCGAGCCCCGAGGACCCGGTGGGGTACTTCCTCCAGGACCTCACCTACCACGGGAAGACGGAGCGCACGCGGGAGTCCTACGAGCGGGTGTTGCGGGCGTTCGAGTCGTTCGTCCGCGAGGAGCGCGGGACGACGCTCGACACGGCCACACAGCGGGAGTGTATGGCGTGGGTCCACACCCTCAGAGCGGACCGCGCGCCCTCGACGGTGGCCTCCTACGCGTCCTATCTCCACCGCTTCTACGCCTATATGACGCAGGTCGGCGTCTTCGACCGGAACCCGATGACACTCGTGCTGGAGGAGATGGACGAGTCCATCGACACCGACCCGGCCCGCCGGGAGGTGATGCTCCCCGAGATGCGGTCGTTCGTGGGGGGAATCGCCCACCCGCTCGACCGCGCGCTCGTCGTCACGCTGCTCAAGACCGGAATGCGTGTCGGGGAGCTGTGTAACCTCGACCTGCGGGACCTCTTCCTCGAGGATTCGGAGGTCGCGGACGCCTACGAGACCGCTCACAGGGGGGCGCTCGACGGCCGCCCGGACTCGATATACGTCGACAGCGCGCCGACGCGGGGCGTCGAGACGAACGGCGAGGAGCGCACGGAGTCGAACAAGCGCAAGCGCGCGACGGTCGTCCCCGTCGATTCCGAGTTGAAGCGCGTGCTCAAACGCTGGCTCGCCGTTCGGCCGGACGCGCGCTCGCCCGCGGAGCCGCTGTTCTGCTCGACGAGCGAGTGGGGCCGACGGCTCACCATCGGCATGGTCGGCCAGACCGTCACGGGCCACGCCGAGGCCAACGGCTGGTACCGGGCCGGCGGCGGCGCCGAGGAGAACGTCACGCCCCACTACTTCCGGCACTTCTTCACCACCCATCTGCGGGACAGAACGGGCGACAGGGGCGTCGTGAAGTACCTCCGCGGGGACGTAGCGAGCGACATCATCGACACCTACACCCACAATTGGGGCGGGAAAGTCCGCGAGACGTACGAGGAGAACATCTACTCGCTGCTGTAG
- a CDS encoding DUF5805 domain-containing protein: MAAEGDTERVGVRTYVPRYQREAWEREAESMDMSRAEYVRTMVQAGRRSFDFGGSEGNDGSNPAEGDEARATPGVDGLEDRLLDLLESGDHYSWEELVAGLTDDIEDRLEETLGELQRRNRVQYSGRHGGYTLTDDGE, encoded by the coding sequence ATGGCCGCGGAAGGCGACACCGAACGGGTCGGGGTGCGAACCTACGTCCCGCGCTACCAGCGCGAGGCGTGGGAGCGCGAGGCGGAGTCGATGGACATGAGTCGCGCGGAGTACGTCCGCACGATGGTGCAGGCGGGGCGCAGAAGCTTCGATTTCGGCGGTTCGGAGGGAAACGACGGGAGTAACCCCGCCGAAGGCGATGAGGCGCGCGCGACTCCGGGGGTTGACGGCCTCGAAGACCGCCTCCTCGACCTCCTCGAATCGGGCGACCACTACTCGTGGGAGGAACTCGTCGCCGGCCTGACCGACGACATCGAGGACCGGCTGGAGGAGACGCTCGGCGAACTCCAGCGGCGCAACCGGGTCCAGTACAGCGGCCGCCACGGCGGCTACACCCTCACCGACGATGGCGAGTGA
- a CDS encoding dolichyl-phosphate hexose transferase: MEYTFDDLSVVMGTYNEEAAIGTVLDDIDRVTDGRAEVVCVDGSDDRTPEIAREHGARVIEQEPRGYGYAVRKALTAASRPVIVTTDCDDTYPMDALPRFLDLVNEGYDVVSGDRLYRGADAMPAFNRLGNHAFAVIASLLMGERVHDTTTGMRAYREEVISNIRWTENTGLSAELLIRPLMRGYDVYEQPIGYAERAGDTKLDPFAGGYAILKSVVKVPLEERLR, encoded by the coding sequence ATGGAGTACACGTTCGACGACCTCAGCGTCGTCATGGGGACGTACAACGAGGAGGCGGCCATCGGCACCGTCCTCGACGACATCGACCGCGTCACGGACGGCCGGGCCGAGGTCGTCTGTGTCGACGGGAGCGACGACAGGACGCCGGAGATAGCCAGAGAGCACGGCGCACGCGTCATCGAGCAGGAGCCGCGCGGCTACGGCTACGCCGTCAGAAAGGCGCTCACGGCCGCCTCGCGGCCCGTGATCGTCACGACGGACTGTGACGACACCTACCCGATGGACGCGCTCCCGCGCTTTCTGGACCTCGTGAACGAGGGGTACGACGTCGTCTCCGGGGACCGGCTCTACCGCGGCGCGGACGCGATGCCGGCGTTCAACCGCCTCGGGAACCACGCGTTCGCCGTCATTGCCTCCCTACTGATGGGCGAGCGCGTCCACGACACGACGACGGGAATGCGCGCCTACCGCGAGGAGGTCATCAGCAACATCCGGTGGACCGAGAACACGGGGCTCTCCGCGGAGCTGCTGATTCGGCCGCTGATGCGGGGGTACGACGTGTACGAACAGCCCATCGGGTACGCTGAGCGCGCGGGCGACACCAAGCTCGACCCGTTCGCGGGCGGCTACGCCATCCTCAAGTCGGTCGTCAAGGTGCCGCTGGAGGAGCGACTGCGCTGA
- a CDS encoding mechanosensitive ion channel family protein: protein MRETSCCVSFSQLLLQSSSPFDDTLTIIAVAAVVAGAIWYLGTSLQSHVRTDVAEIVRSGLLLVLATAVAFVLLRRWNATTDALEIAGFVQVGVDTGVRILLSVVLFVTAYTATRVLKGLLLGGTRSTTRATSEHQRRVSFYVSQIVLYTVAVFGTFSLWGFQLSNLLLGAGVLGIILGLAFQSTLASILAGFVLMISRPFDVGHWVRIGEHEGFITEITVNHVRLRNLDGEHVVLPNEAVGNRTIINRSVEGKLRHRVEIGIDYDVDPEDAGTVALEAMADLDEIMAQPAPEAIPVRFDDSAVVLELRFWTENPTPQRKWQAVRAVVQSVKSAFKREGIKIPFPQRELTKRGEGGAVRIPDTDPPDSINSNQPE from the coding sequence GTGAGAGAAACTTCGTGCTGTGTCTCTTTTTCACAACTCCTGCTCCAGTCCAGCTCTCCGTTCGATGACACTCTGACGATCATCGCCGTCGCAGCTGTCGTCGCTGGGGCAATCTGGTACCTCGGAACCTCCCTTCAGTCACACGTTCGAACCGACGTTGCCGAAATCGTGCGATCGGGACTGCTACTCGTACTGGCCACCGCCGTCGCATTCGTCCTGTTACGCAGGTGGAACGCGACAACTGATGCGCTGGAGATCGCGGGATTCGTCCAGGTGGGTGTCGATACGGGCGTCCGCATCCTTCTTTCAGTCGTCCTCTTTGTCACTGCGTACACCGCCACACGTGTTCTCAAAGGACTGCTTCTGGGCGGAACTCGCTCTACAACTCGAGCGACATCGGAGCATCAGCGGCGGGTCAGTTTCTACGTCAGTCAGATCGTACTCTACACCGTCGCGGTGTTTGGAACGTTCTCACTCTGGGGATTCCAACTGAGCAATCTCCTGTTGGGGGCAGGCGTCCTCGGGATTATTCTTGGCTTGGCGTTCCAGAGCACGCTCGCGTCTATTCTCGCGGGATTCGTTCTGATGATCTCACGACCGTTCGACGTCGGCCACTGGGTCCGGATCGGTGAACACGAAGGCTTCATCACCGAGATCACGGTCAATCACGTCCGACTTCGAAACCTCGACGGTGAGCACGTCGTCCTCCCGAACGAGGCCGTCGGAAACCGGACGATCATCAACCGGAGTGTGGAAGGAAAACTACGGCATCGTGTAGAGATCGGAATCGATTATGACGTGGATCCCGAGGATGCGGGAACTGTCGCGTTAGAAGCAATGGCAGACCTCGATGAGATTATGGCTCAGCCCGCGCCAGAAGCCATCCCGGTACGATTCGATGATTCAGCTGTCGTCCTCGAACTTCGATTCTGGACCGAAAACCCGACACCTCAGCGAAAGTGGCAGGCAGTCCGGGCCGTGGTTCAAAGCGTCAAATCTGCGTTCAAGCGAGAAGGTATCAAAATCCCGTTTCCACAGCGAGAACTCACCAAGCGGGGTGAGGGTGGGGCCGTACGTATCCCCGACACTGATCCACCTGACTCCATCAATAGCAACCAGCCAGAGTAA
- a CDS encoding SLC13 family permease, whose amino-acid sequence MLVVFALIVLALVLFATERFPIDVTAILIMVLLMLLEPWTQISPREGISGFANPATITVLAMLILSTGINRTGIVQLIGRKMAAFAGTDRRKQLAATIGVTGPVSGIINNTPVVAILVPVIADLAHEGKTSPSKLLMPLSFASMLGGTLTLIGTSTNILASDIAAQLGAESPGLGLHAFGMFEFTKLGVVVFAVGAVYLMTIGVRLLPERIPADEDLVEEYALQEYLADVVVPANSPLIGQTVREALGDDDLDIDVLQLIRYGERFDEPLARKEIHENDTLRLRTSRETLEYILGAEGITLSGGPRTEDDLHPEEEDPVLVEVVVPSGSFLVGETLASSSFRQRYDANVLAFRTRGDVIRDRFEDIRIRVGDTLLVQAPPDSLTRLVENEDFIVAHEFDEVTYRTDKIPFAVGIIAGVVALPALNILPIVVSALAGVVAMIFTGVLKPTELYSSVEWNVIFLLAGVIPLGIALQQTGAAALLGDAVAATSVFLPPIGVLWVFYLATGLLTSVISNNASVVLMIPVAANAAQSIGANAFAFVLAVTFAASTAFMTPVGYQTNLFVYGPGGYTFSDFIRVGAPLQFLLSIVTTLGIAFFWGIRV is encoded by the coding sequence ATGCTCGTCGTCTTTGCTCTCATTGTCCTCGCTCTCGTACTCTTCGCGACCGAACGGTTTCCGATCGACGTCACCGCCATCTTGATAATGGTACTATTGATGCTGCTCGAACCGTGGACACAGATATCCCCGCGGGAGGGAATCTCGGGGTTCGCGAACCCGGCAACGATCACGGTCCTGGCGATGCTCATTCTGAGTACGGGAATCAACCGAACCGGCATCGTCCAGTTGATCGGCCGCAAGATGGCCGCGTTCGCCGGGACCGACCGCCGCAAGCAACTCGCCGCCACGATCGGCGTCACCGGTCCAGTCTCTGGGATTATCAACAACACGCCGGTCGTCGCGATTCTGGTCCCCGTCATTGCCGATCTCGCACACGAGGGAAAGACCTCGCCGTCGAAGCTCCTGATGCCGTTGTCGTTCGCGTCGATGCTTGGGGGAACGCTCACACTCATCGGGACATCGACGAACATCCTCGCGAGCGATATCGCGGCTCAGCTCGGTGCGGAGTCACCCGGCCTCGGATTACACGCGTTCGGAATGTTCGAGTTCACCAAGCTCGGCGTCGTCGTCTTCGCCGTCGGTGCCGTCTATCTCATGACGATCGGCGTTCGACTCCTTCCCGAACGCATCCCGGCTGACGAGGATCTCGTCGAGGAGTACGCGCTCCAAGAGTACCTCGCTGACGTCGTCGTCCCGGCGAACTCACCACTGATCGGCCAGACTGTCCGAGAGGCGCTCGGCGACGACGACCTCGATATCGACGTGTTACAGCTGATCCGCTACGGTGAACGGTTCGACGAACCCTTGGCCAGGAAAGAGATTCACGAAAACGATACGCTCCGACTCAGGACGAGTCGGGAGACACTCGAGTACATCCTAGGTGCGGAAGGCATCACGCTGTCTGGGGGTCCGCGAACCGAGGACGACCTACATCCGGAGGAGGAAGACCCCGTGCTCGTCGAAGTCGTCGTCCCGTCGGGGTCGTTTCTCGTTGGCGAAACGCTCGCGAGTTCGTCGTTCCGACAGCGCTACGACGCGAACGTGCTGGCCTTTCGCACCCGTGGAGATGTCATCCGGGATCGGTTCGAGGACATCCGTATTCGTGTCGGTGACACGCTCCTCGTGCAGGCACCGCCCGATAGCCTCACGCGACTTGTCGAGAACGAGGATTTCATCGTCGCCCACGAGTTCGACGAGGTGACCTACCGGACCGATAAAATCCCGTTCGCGGTCGGTATCATCGCCGGGGTGGTCGCACTGCCGGCACTGAACATCCTCCCGATCGTCGTTTCGGCACTCGCCGGCGTCGTGGCGATGATATTCACCGGCGTCCTCAAGCCGACAGAACTCTACTCGTCCGTCGAGTGGAACGTGATCTTCCTTCTCGCCGGCGTCATCCCGCTTGGTATCGCCTTACAACAGACGGGCGCTGCGGCGCTGCTCGGTGATGCCGTCGCTGCGACGTCGGTATTCCTGCCACCTATCGGCGTCCTATGGGTCTTCTACCTCGCGACGGGGCTGTTAACGAGCGTCATCAGTAACAACGCGAGCGTCGTGTTGATGATTCCAGTGGCTGCCAACGCGGCCCAGTCGATCGGGGCAAACGCGTTCGCGTTCGTTCTGGCGGTCACGTTCGCCGCCTCAACGGCGTTCATGACGCCCGTCGGCTATCAGACGAATCTCTTCGTCTACGGGCCCGGGGGCTACACGTTCTCGGATTTCATTCGAGTC